A genomic segment from Dendropsophus ebraccatus isolate aDenEbr1 chromosome 7, aDenEbr1.pat, whole genome shotgun sequence encodes:
- the LOC138796528 gene encoding vomeronasal type-2 receptor 26-like: MHWPDNGGEVQDVDLKVTLQSRSDGQSIAQYGEKINKNPDILPNTTLGYHVYDSCNNVNNAVDNVLQVLSGFGDTIPNYNCKKFGNLVGVIGDMNPDISLNLARLLSILGYSQISYGAVDPILSNVKLFPSFFQALPNYSTQLQAIVQLLRHYNWTWIGVITSDDDVGEKQSYELKTMAAKYDICVEYIIKIYDERENSKNEKLNLRILNSSTSQVVVICGKFTVCIAYFIEIQFRKAHEKTFIVPVGWNSHMIIPKTRKPTFHGSLVFSPHSKKIPHLKNFLNNISPINRPRDILVENILAYTFRCLTSFPDLNKILDHQQLRECNRSIKLSALRSNLYDNESFGVTYLVYKAVYAMAHSLHEMQSHLLRNSKDKEFQVHMKKYLRRIHFRDPLGEDVHLNEKGEFSSLYHILNYACPFTGTLLHRVVGKFNATAEEGDQLEINNNKIVWKTSDSCLPRSSTARNTLFDAPHEVGLDKKPKIPVSTCSDQCPPGYKRIIKPGIYKCCFECLKCSEGEISNETDSVSCLKCPEDQWPNDLNECVPKPIEFLSYKNDLTVLIVSIISVMCFFKTSTILGIFILFRDTPVVRANNQTLSFLLLVSIMLSFLCVFLFLGRPTHVTCMLRQTSFGIIFSVAISSILAKTIMVYMAFKATKPGSLWRKFIGVKITNCVVFFCSFLQVLLSIIWLSTSPPFPEQNSHLYQDKIIFQCNEGSMLAFSILLGYMGLLAAVSFIVAFLARNLPDSFNEAKNITFSMLVVCSVWVAFIPAYMSVTGKNTVLVEIFAVISSSIGILGCIFFPKCYIILVRPELNTKSSLSRYQDK, translated from the exons AGATTAATAAGAATCCGGATATTTTACCGAATACGACCCTGGGATACCATGTCTATGACTCGTGTAACAATGTGAATAATGCTGTAGACAATGTTCTGCAGGTTCTCTCAGGTTTTGGAGACACAATTCCTAATTACAATTGTAAGAAATTTGGAAACTTGGTCGGTGTTATCGGAGATATGAATCCAGATATATCATTAAACTTAGCACGTTTGTTAAGCATTTTGGGATACTCCCAA ATCAGTTATGGTGCGGTTGATCCTATACTCAGCAATGTAAAACTCTTTCCATCCTTCTTCCAAGCACTTCCCAATTACTCAACCCAACTCCAGGCAATTGTTCAGTTACTCAGACATTATAACTGGACGTGGATCGGTGTTATTACATCTGATGATGATGTGGGGGAGAAGCAGAGCTATGAACTAAAGACAATGGCGGCTAAATATGATATCTGTGTTGAGTATATTATTAAAATTTATGATGAAAGGGAAAATAGTAAAAACGAAAAACTAAACTTACGGATCCTTAACAGCTCAACTTCTCAAGTCGTTGTAATCTGCGGAAAATTTACTGTTTGTATTGCATATTTCATTGAAATACAATTCAGAAAAGCTCATGAGAAGACATTCATTGTACCAGTAGGATGGAATTCCCACATGATAATTCCCAAAACAAGAAAACCAACATTTCATGGGAGTCTGGTGTTTTCTCCTCATTCTAAGAAGATACCACATTTGAAAAATTTCTTAAACAATATCAGCCCAATAAATCGTCCAAGGGACATTTTAGTGGAGAACATCTTGGCCTATACTTTTCGATGCTTAACCTCATTTCCGGATCTTAATAAAATTCTCGATCACCAGCAGCTTCGTGAATGCAACAGATCTATAAAATTAAGTGCACTTCGATCCAATCTCTATGACAATGAGAGTTTTGGTGTCACTTATCTAGTGTATAAAGCGGTCTATGCCATGGCCCATTCTCTACATGAGATGCAATCACATCTGCTTAGAAACAGCAAAGACAAAGAATTTCAAGTTCACATGAAAAAA TACCTAAGAAGAATTCATTTCAGAGATCCTCTCGGAGAAGATGTCCATTTAAATGAGAAAGGAGAATTCTCTTCTCTCTATCACATCCTTAACTATGCCTGTCCATTTACAGGAACATTGCTCCACAGAGTTGTTGGAAAATTTAACGCAACAGCGGAAGAAGGAGATCAGCTGGAAATCAACAATAACAAAATAGTTTGGAAAACTTCAGAT TCTTGTTTGCCTAGGAGTAGCACAGCACGGAACACCCTATTTGATGCACCACATGAGGTTGGACTAGACAAAAAGCCCAAG ATCCCAGTCTCTACCTGCTCTGATCAGTGTCCTCCGGGTTACAAAAGAATTATAAAGCCGGGAATATATAAATGCTGCTTTGAATGTTTAAAATGTTCAGAGGGAGAAATAAGCAATGAAACAG ACAGTGTCTCATGCCTAAAATGTCCTGAAGACCAATGGCCAAATGATTTAAATGAGTGTGTACCAAAACCTATTGAATTTCTGTCTTACAAAAATGACCTCACAGTTCTTATAGTCTCTATCATTTCTGTCATGTGCTTTTTCAAAACATCTACAATCTTGGGCATCTTCATTCTATTCCGAGACACTCCAGTGGTCAGAGCCAATAACCAAACCCTGAGCTtcctcctcctggtctccatcatgTTGAGTTTCCTCTGTGTATTCTTGTTCCTGGGTCGCCCTACACATGTCACCTGTATGCTCCGCCAGACTTCATTTGGGATCATCTTCTCAGTAGCCATTTCTTCTATTCTGGCTAAAACCATCATGGTCTACATGGCCTTCAAAGCCACCAAACCTGGAAGTCTTTGGAGAAAATTTATTGGTGTGAAAATCAcaaactgtgttgtcttcttctgTTCATTTCTTCAAGTGTTACTTAGTATCATCTGgttatctacatctcctccattccCAGAACAGAACAGTCATTTATATCAAGACAAGATCATAttccagtgtaatgaagggtcaatgCTGGCCTTCTCCATACTCCTGGGCTATATGGGACTACTCGCTGCTGTTAGTTTCATTGTTGCTTTCTTGGCCAGAAATTTACCCGATAGTTTTAATGAAGCTAAAAACATTACATTCAGCATGCTGGTTGTGTGCAGTGTCTGGGTGGCTTTTATCCCGGCCTATATGAGTgtgactgggaagaatacagttCTTGTAGAAATATTTGCTGTAATATCTTCCAGTATTGGTATTTTAGGCTGCATATTCTTCCCGAAAtgttatataatactggtgagacCAGAGTTAAATACAAAAAGTAGTTTGTCAAGATATCAAGACAAATAA